The region AAAGTCGGGAGCAAATGGGTGACTGCCAAAATCTGACACTTTGGTCTAAAAGAAGAGATCAACCGGGCTGTTTTTCCGGTTGTAGTTAAGCAAACAATTGCAGAAGCGTTAAGCTTAAGAGCGGATAAACAGCTTCCCGCTGCAATCGCTTCAGCTATACTAAAAAACTCGTGCTCATAATTGACTCGGTAATAATATTTACCAGTCCTTTCGACCTCACCAATAATCTCGCCCATAGTTTCGACACATTTAATCGGATACTTACCGCTTGCAGACTCAGCAGATAGCATAAGGGCGTCTGAGCCATCCAGAACGGCATTGGCGATGTCGGTAACTTCGGCTCGCGTAGGCCTAGGGTTGTTAACCATACTGTCTAGCATTTGGGTTGCCGTAATTACAGGCTTACCAATCGTATTACTGAGTTCAATGATTTCCTTTTGATAACCAGGAAGCAAACTTTGCCCAACCTCTACCGCCAGATCTCCTCGGGCTACCATAACCGCATCGCTCAGCTGAACGATATCATTTAAATTTTCAAGAGCCTCATACATTTCAATTTTCGCTACAATATTTGCAAATCCGCCCGCTTCATCAATTAAGGTTCTCAGCTGCCGGATATCTTCGCCCTTTCGAACAAAACTCAATGCTATATAGTCCACTCCGTGCTTCAGACCAAAATAGAGGTCTACGAGGTCCTTCTCGGTCAAACATTCCACTTTCAAGTTTGCGCCGGGAATGTTAATCCCTTTTCTGTCTTTAAGTTCCCCGCCGTAGACCACACGGCACTCAACATCACTCTGCTTTACCGACAAAACTTTGAGCTCAAGAAGCCCGTCGTCCAAAAGAATTTTTTGCCCCGGTCGACACGAGGCCGGAAGCTCCTCAAAATCCGTCGGAATTACATTGTTTTCGCCACTGACTTTTCGTGTCGTCAACACGACCGTTGAGCCGCTCTCTAACAACATCTTGCCGCCAACAAGCTTACCCACTCTTATCTTTGGCCCTTGTAAGTCCTGAAGGATGGCCACTGGCGTGGACAACTCTTGTGAGGCAGAGCGAATATACTTAATCGCCTGAAAATGCTCCTCATGGCTTCCGTGGCTAAAGTTAAGTCTAAAGACATTTACTCCTGCCTCGATGAGCTTTTGAATCATCTCTTGAGAATTTGAAGCGGGACCTACTGTAGCGACAATTTTAACTCTGCGATCTGCGATTTTCATGTAAAGAAACTATCTCGTCGACCGTTGATGGTCAAACTCTAGACTTTAGGTTTTCTATTTGTTCTTGCTGGTAGCGAGCTTTCATCGTTTCGATGTCTTTTCTGTGGCGCTCTTCAATATTATCTAACTGCGACTGCTTTTGCTCCTCTGAGCTGCGCAGTTTCTGTTGAAAATCCTTCTCTCGGTTTTGAAGCCGCGTCTGTGAGATTTCTCGCTCTCGTTGCAATGCTTTATGGCTTTCTGCCTTGACTTCTGCTAGCTGCTTCTCAAGTCGGCCAGTAATCTTATTGATTTCGGCCGTGTGTTTAATTTCATTCTCGCGGATCTTCTTTTCTAGTCGAACAATCGCGTCGCGCTTCTCAACATCCATCTGATTGCGAAGATCTTGTAAAGAACTGATATGTTGATCCTTAAGTTGCTCTACAATTTGTTGATGAAACTCCGTCTGCTTTTGATTCTCCCCTTGGTAAGAGTCAACAATTTTATTGATACGGTTCGAAGCTTTGCCCTTCTCGTAGAGACTCTCGGTTTCTAATTCACCTATACGATTTCTGAGTCCGTCTACTTGCTCAGTTTTGATTCGATCAATCCGCTGAATATAGTAATCACGCTGAGACTTCACCTCTCCACGCAGATCTTTGTGTACTTTACTGAGATCCTCACTCACCTGCTTTTTTGATTCCTGCAAGGCTTGTGCTCGCTCGTTTTCCATTAGCTCAATACGATTTTGAGTGGCCTCCAAGACTCCTTTTTTCTCGCGACGAGCTTGATTGATAAGATTGGCTTGCCGAATATTGGCTTCGTTTTTCTCTCGCTGGATCTCTCTTTCCAGATAGTCAATTTGCCGGGACAGCCTACCGTCTTCCCCGGTCAAGGCATTTTGAGCTCGGTCGAATTCTTCCCGTTGTTCTTTGAGCGAAGCAACGTATTGCTTTCGTTGGTCTTGAAGATCAAGTTGTTGCCCCTCCCTAGTTCGGTCGAGCACTCCTATATTATTCTTTCGCTCCGTTAAAAGTTGTTGAGAGAAGTCTTTATCACGTTCTTGCGCATCTTGAATTCGGCCAACCTTAAGGTTTTTAATCTCGCGGTTTTTTACGCCTCGTGTTTCTGTAAGGTCGTTGCTCAATCTTTCGATTTCTTCGTCACGGCTAGACTCGGCAACTTTGATTTTCTTTCCTAGAGCTTCTCGTAAAACTTCCTCTCGTCTATCCAAAGCTTCTGCTTGAGCTGCCCTGCTTTTTTCGCCCAATTCAGAAATGGCTCCATCTTTTTCTAGCGCTTGTTGCCGATAGAGCTTCTCCATATTCTCTGACTTACGATAGAAATCTTTTCTCTGCCGCTCAATGATAGAGTCTTTGGTATCTCGTAGCGCCCCTACTTTATTTTCAAATTCTTCCGCGCGGCCTTTAAGACTCTCTCGATGCAATTGTCTCAGTTCATCAATTTGTTTTTGGTATTTTTGATCTCTTTCGGTGAGGGCTTCTCGCGCTCGATTCCGCTGCTCATCAAGCGTTTCACTTTGCATCTCTTGCAATTCTTGAAGCTGTTCGGCATGGGCTTTTTGGAGCCGCTTGATTTGGTTGGCTTGATTCTTGGCATCCTGCTTTTTCAATTCACTATACTCACTCTTGATGCGCGCAGTCTCTTCAGCCTGTCGATTTCGTTCGACACCTGATACAGCCATCCTTGGCCCCCTTTTCTTAAATTGTATCAACTCTCCAAGCAAGATCCTAATTGGTAAGCAAAGCTCGACTTCAAGCCCTCCTTAAGTCTTATAAAAAACCGGTAAAATTTTCCTCTAAGAATTGTTTAGAGGAATGCTAGATCTGACAGACGTATAGTTGTTTGGGCCTAAGTGTCTTAGCGGGGGGGCACTTCGAAAGTTCTCTCCCAATAAAGTTTCTTGAGTTGGGACCTCTCTCGTTCTTCTTCAAGTGCCTGATGCCGTCGGCGAATCCTCGCCGCCTCCGCTTCTTCCACTAAACGAGAAGCGACAGTTCGATTTATCTCCGCCGATTCTTCAACAACAGACTCCCACGTCGGAACCAGCTCAGCTAGCTCCTTTTGAATTTTGCTTTCATCTTGGTAACGAAGCGATGCAAACTGTCTAGAGGCATCCTTTATGTCGAAGGATTGCGGAACAGAAACAAGAGCTTTTCCTTCTTTTCCTACAGGATAAACTGTCAGATGAAACCCTTGCTTTAGCTGGATCGGCGAGGCCCCCAGGGGCTTCACCACAACGTCTGAGCGAAATGCGTAGACAACAGTCTCCTTGCTATCCATGCGAGCCGCATACCAAAGACCGCTCGAACTTTCTATTTCTGCATAGGGGACACCCACGGTAAAGATCGTCTTGTTGTCGATCAAAATTTGACCTGCTACGAGATCAATTCGCTGCATGTTGAGTCTTATAATTTTCGTTTTTTTGCCAAAACTAATTTGAGCGTCATCAAAGTTTAATTTCGATCCCAGATCATCCAACGTGGCTAAACCGCAAACATCGAGCTTCTCAAGGCATCCTTCTGGCTCAGATATCGGCTCTTCCATAAGTTTCACAGCGTCTTGGCTCTCTTCGCTAGATGCCGGCACGATACTAATATCGAGGGCTGTTCCAATCAAAAGCCCAATTATCACCATCAGAACCTTCGATGGCCTGTAGCGTATGGGGCTCATGGGTGGAGTCCTCGAAGGAACTCTCGCGCCTGCTGCCTAAGGGTGCCCTGATTAAAGCTGGCTTCTACAGTTTGAAAAACCTGTTCGGCATCGTCGAACTTTTCTAGCTCAATAAAGATTTGCCCAACTCGCAGCATGGCATAGCCGGTCATCTCACTGTCTGGAAAGAGTTGAACTAACTCTTGAGCCACCTGGATGGCGTCAAAATAGTCTCTTAGTTTGTAGTTGGTTTCTACGAGTAAGAATTTAGCCTCTGGAATTAACTCTGAAAGGGGAAACTCTCGGCAAAATTGGACTAAAAAGTATTTAGCCGACTCCCATTTTTGATTTTGATAATCTCGCTTTGCTTTAGAAATGAGAGATTCACCGCTAACTAGCTTTAAGCTGCTGTCGATTTCTTTCGTCACAACGCTGGCAACTCTTCTTTCAACGTAGTCTTTTGACTTAAGTTTGTTAGACATCAAAGTCGCCACGTATTGTTGAAACCGCTCCTGCTCGTACTGCGCCATGCTTGCGCGCAAACGCTGCCTCTCGATTTCCATGCGCTGAGACTGCACCTCTTCCTTCAGGTCTTCGGTATTCTCAAAATGGTGACTCAGGCCCAAATAGCCCCACAGCCAAAAGGCAAAAAGCATGAGCATAAAATAGGAGAACAAACCACGAGTCATCTAATGGCTTATCGGATGTTTGAGCGCCTTGATAAGTTGATTACCCCGAGACAGTAGCCAATTGGCCCACGACCCGCAGAAAGTTCAGTCTAGATTACATGTGATCGGGTCTTGGTACTCCAAGAACTCGTAGCCCTTGGTCGAGAACCCGTTCAGCACAGTGAACAAGCACCACGCGAGACTTCGTTTGCTCAAGATCATCAGTAAGTATTTTGCAGTTGTGATAGAACTGATTCAATTTTCTACAAACTTCCAATAGGTATTGAGCCACGAGGTTAGGCTTAAACTGTCTATAGGCTGCAGAAAATACATCCGGCAAATAAAGAAGCTCTCTAAGCAGGGCATACTCTGAAGCGTGAGAAAGTTCAGTAGGAGCGCTCTCTGGCAAGGCCTGAGCAAACTTCCTCATAACACTTTTGCAGCGTACGAGCGAGTATTGCACGTAGGGCCCAGAGTCTCCCTCAAAATCCAAAGCCCTCTGCCAATCAAAGTCGACGTTCTTCACTCGATCATTCATCAAATCATTAAATACTATGGCGCCCACTCCCACCTGGGTTGCAACTGCCTCTTTATTTTCAAGATCTGGATTCTTCTGCTGAATGACCGAACGAACTTCTGCGATCGCTTTGTCAAAAACATCCCGCATAAAAATCACATTGCCTTTTCGAGTCGACATCTTGCCGATGTCTTTAAACCTATAAAGGCCAAAAGCCACATGATGGAGATTCTCTGCCCAATCATATCCCATTTTCTTTAACACGCCAAAAACTTGCTGAAAGTGAAGACTCTGCTCCATGCCAACGACATACACCATGATGTCCCCGCGCATAACTTCTTTGCGGTAGATCGCACTCGCCAAGTCGCGAGTAGCATAAAGTGACGATCCATCTGATTTGATAACGATACATGGAGGATTCAAGTCGTCCAAAAAAACAACTTGGGCTCCTTCACTTTCTTCGAGAACACCTTTATTTTTTAACCTCTCTACTGTCTCTGAAAGCTTGTCGTTGTAGAAGGCCTCGCCTTGTACGACATCAAACCTGACTCCAAGCAAGTCATAGAGCCCTTGGTACTCCTTTAACGAAATATCCAGGAATAACCTCCAAATACCGCGCACATGACTATCTCCCGACTCTAATCGCCGAAAATACTCTGATCCAAACTCTCCTAGCTGAGGATTTACTTCTTCTTCTGCGTGAAACCTAACATACATTTTGAATAGGGCATCAAACGGAGCTTCTTCAAAGTTATACTCTGATTTCCAGTTGTCATACGCCCAAGCAAGTTTTCCAAACTGAATACCCCAGTCACCTAAATGATTGATTCCCACTACATCAAATCCCTGAGTTTCTGAAACATTGCGTATTGCTTGGCCAATGACAGTCGCACGCAAATGTCCGATGCTCATTGGTTTAGCGACGTTAGGAGAGGAATACTCTACAAGAAGCTTTTTGCCCTTACCAATGTCAGAGTAACCCAGCCTTTCCTTTTCTTCCCTTACGCTTTTAAAAATTTGTTCGATGACATAGGCGGGTTCAAAAAGAAAATTAATAAATCCAGAAACAGGAGTGATGTTTTGAACCCCAAAAGGCATGTTTTCGCTCAGTTTGCTAGCCCATTCAGCAGCTAGTACCGTCGGTGACTTTGCAAGGGGTTTCGCAAACCGAAAGATGGGAAGCGCCAGTTCGCCATGCTCTAAACTTTTCGGACGCTCTAGCAAGTCAAGCACTAACTCATGCGATAAATTCAATTTTTGAGAGACCTCTTGCGCAAGCTTATTTCGCATCTTAACTATCATGGCAAGCCGCAACCTTTCTTTGAATCTATCTTAAGACCTCGTGATCGCTAGTGAGTTCGTCTCTCACTCCCGCAAAGTATCTTTTTAAAAGCTCTAATACTTACTTTGAGACAGACAAGGTTAACACAACCTATTGACCGTGAAAAGCTCCTCTATTACTGTGCGTTCTTTCGATCCGACTCTTAACCATAACAGAACAGGGGTGTATGTGAATAAGTTCGAACTAGTTGAAAAGGTTGCTACTGAAACCAACGAAACCAAGACGGCAGTAGAAGACATTTTGGATGCAGCTATTCGCACCATTCAATCGGCGATTGCCGAAGGTCTTGATGTCAAAATCGTTGGATTTGGAACCTTTACAACTATAGAACGAAAAGCCCGAAAGGGCAGAAATCCCCAGACGGGAGCGCCAGTGAATATCCCTGCTGCACGAGTTCCTAAATTTCGCCCAGGTAAAGAGTTCCGCGAACTCTTCAAGTGAAGTCTCTTCAGGAAGGTTTTATTATCTTTGAGATCGAAGCCTTTGCCGCCCCTTGTGGCTGGGCTGAAGCGCACTTTTTAAATTTATAGTCCTAGAAGGACCAAAATTCGCTTCAATTTGGACCAAAAGGAACTTTGCCATCCGGTCGAAACTAAGAGACTATCACCGCGATAAATACTTCTTGAAGCTGGGTACTTCGTTAAACTCAGTGGCAACGGAAGTCTGCACGCTGATTGAGGAGCGCAGGACTGACTGCTTACTCTTTGTTCAGCTTTCCTAAAGTTGACTTGATCGAAATCGAAATCTTCAGCGGAGCTCGCCCTATTTTCTAGAATTTCGGCATTAAACGACGAGGCGATTTCTAGTCCCAGCTGAGAATTTTTTTTGGCTTGAGCCGAATGCTTGCGTTCATACCCCAGAACGGACTCTTCACCGAAATCATCAAAAGAGCTGCGGGATGATTGAGAACTAGTATTTTGGGTATCCAGGTCTGTCACTCTTCCCTTACCTCTTTCAACAACTCAAAGTAAACTGACTTAAACCGAACATCAAAAATATCTTGACCCATATAGTTGTGAATTTCTGATATTGTCAGCTTGCCCAGCCGAAAGGCTAGATAGATTTTCTCTCCAAAAATAGAACCCAATATGCGAGAAGCCTCGAGAAAGCTACTTTTCGCTTTAGCGGTTAGTCGTGGTGCCTTTTTAATAGCGCCTCTCAAATACAGCACTTCATATACTGCTTGGGTGAGTACAATCTGTATCGAGTCCTTACCAGAGTCTATGAGGGCAGGGGCCTCTTGCCGGAGCCGTTGTAGTTCGCTGGGCTGCCTTGCTGGATTAACGAGTTTGCTCGTAAAAAAGCCCCAAGCCTCGATCCATATTGCTCCGATCATTTCTTTTGGAAAGTCCCAAGGCTGGCGGTCGCGGTCAGAAATTTTTATCTGTAGATATTGTCCTGCCATTTGAGCTGCGTGGTTGATTGTGGGTCTGCCTAAGAATACCGTCT is a window of Bdellovibrionales bacterium CG10_big_fil_rev_8_21_14_0_10_45_34 DNA encoding:
- a CDS encoding DNA-binding protein; translated protein: MNKFELVEKVATETNETKTAVEDILDAAIRTIQSAIAEGLDVKIVGFGTFTTIERKARKGRNPQTGAPVNIPAARVPKFRPGKEFRELFK
- a CDS encoding arginine--tRNA ligase, translated to MIVKMRNKLAQEVSQKLNLSHELVLDLLERPKSLEHGELALPIFRFAKPLAKSPTVLAAEWASKLSENMPFGVQNITPVSGFINFLFEPAYVIEQIFKSVREEKERLGYSDIGKGKKLLVEYSSPNVAKPMSIGHLRATVIGQAIRNVSETQGFDVVGINHLGDWGIQFGKLAWAYDNWKSEYNFEEAPFDALFKMYVRFHAEEEVNPQLGEFGSEYFRRLESGDSHVRGIWRLFLDISLKEYQGLYDLLGVRFDVVQGEAFYNDKLSETVERLKNKGVLEESEGAQVVFLDDLNPPCIVIKSDGSSLYATRDLASAIYRKEVMRGDIMVYVVGMEQSLHFQQVFGVLKKMGYDWAENLHHVAFGLYRFKDIGKMSTRKGNVIFMRDVFDKAIAEVRSVIQQKNPDLENKEAVATQVGVGAIVFNDLMNDRVKNVDFDWQRALDFEGDSGPYVQYSLVRCKSVMRKFAQALPESAPTELSHASEYALLRELLYLPDVFSAAYRQFKPNLVAQYLLEVCRKLNQFYHNCKILTDDLEQTKSRVVLVHCAERVLDQGLRVLGVPRPDHM
- the pyk gene encoding pyruvate kinase; protein product: MKIADRRVKIVATVGPASNSQEMIQKLIEAGVNVFRLNFSHGSHEEHFQAIKYIRSASQELSTPVAILQDLQGPKIRVGKLVGGKMLLESGSTVVLTTRKVSGENNVIPTDFEELPASCRPGQKILLDDGLLELKVLSVKQSDVECRVVYGGELKDRKGINIPGANLKVECLTEKDLVDLYFGLKHGVDYIALSFVRKGEDIRQLRTLIDEAGGFANIVAKIEMYEALENLNDIVQLSDAVMVARGDLAVEVGQSLLPGYQKEIIELSNTIGKPVITATQMLDSMVNNPRPTRAEVTDIANAVLDGSDALMLSAESASGKYPIKCVETMGEIIGEVERTGKYYYRVNYEHEFFSIAEAIAAGSCLSALKLNASAIVCLTTTGKTARLISSFRPKCQILAVTHLLPTLNRLELVWGIQTLQIDPYNSSDEAMERIEGMLLQFRLVKPGDRVILTMGLPILEQGTTNSLRVYTVRKLRLAELSNSELPVRFRRLAVDTDAEGVSS